The genomic interval GGCAACAAGTATTTGGGGCCTTACAAGAGCCTGACTTGGATTGGATACTACTTGATAGCACCATTATACGTGCTCATCAGCATGCAGCCGGTCAAAAAAAAGTATAGACAAACTGATGAAGCCTTAGGCCGAAGCCGAGGTGGCTACAGCAGTAAAATACATGTCACAGTAGATGCCTTGGGAAATCCCAGGCGCGTAATGCTCTCAGCCGGACAAGTCCATGATTTGCAAATGGCTGCCTGTTTACTCGAAGGTGAGTGCACAGGAGCTGTAGTAGCCGATAAAGCCTATGATAGTGATGTGTTGATTGCTTTTATTGAACAGGCAGGAGCTCAGGTAGTGATTCCACCAAAAGCTAACCGGCTAGAGAAACGAGCATATGATGAGAATTTGTATGCCGATAGAAATAAAGTAGAGCGGTTTTTTAATCGCCTGAAACATTATCGCAGGCTAGCTACCCGCTATGAGAAAACAGCCCGCAACTTTCTTTCCTTCTGGCAACTTGCTTGCGCTGTGATGCTAACACTATAATGATTGTCAACACAACCTAGTAAATAGCTACCCTAATCTTTAGATCAATTGATTACAAACGAACATGCATGCCCTACAATTCTATAAGATCGCAAGTGCAGGGTTTACCTTTATCCAACTTCCGAGCCTGACAATGGCAACCTAGGTAACTGCAAACTATCCATTCATTTTATCCAACTACACAGTAAACTCTACAGGTTACGCATTGGCAGTGGTGATCCTACAAAGAGTATAATAATTTAGACTCATACTTTTTAATCCTTTCTAATACAATTCACCTCTACCAAAAGTATTGTATGTTATGAGAACACCTGCCATTTTTTTAAGGTCTAAGAGAAGTCTTATGTTTATGCTTTTTCTTTTCATCTTTCTTTCCAGTTGTGATCAATTAGATGGGTGGTGGCCAAAAGACACCCCAACACAGGAGCCAGCCGATGTAGTACATGACTGGTATAAATTGTTAGCAAAAGTTCAATTTGGGGCAAATCCACAGCCGGTTGTACTACTCAACAATAGAAACTTTGGCTACATAGGTGTTGGATTGTATGAAGCAGTCCGTCCTGGTATTAAGGGAGCACTGAGTTTATCTACCCAGCTCTATCAGATGCCAGCTATGCCTACACCAGAAAAACACAAAAAATATTTTTGGGGCGCCTCTGCCAATGCGGCGATGGCTAGTATGGCTAAGCAATTTTTAGCAGGCCTAACAGATGCCGATATAGCCAGGATAGATTCGATGGAAAATGCGTATAAGAGCAAAATCAAAGCAAACACATCTGAGGCAGTCATTGCCCGTTCGCAAGCCTTTGGACAATCTATTGCCGATGCGATTTACAACTGGTCGACTACTGATAATTTTAACCTTTCCAGTGTAGGCTATAAAATTCCTGTATTTGCTGGCTCCTAGGAGCCTACGCATCCTGCTTTTGCTGCTCCTGTAGGCCCATTCTTAAAGCACTCAAGGCCGTTTTTGGTTTCAAGCCTGACGTTAAATGTGCGTTCCTTACCATATTTTCATTCTGAAGACCCCGAATCTAACTTCTATAAAGCAGCTAAACATGTATATGAGGTTGGCAAATCACTCACAGATGAACAAAAAGCTATTGCCAACTGGTGGGCTGATGCCGGTGGAATAGGTGTAGGCATTCCTGCTCCTTATCATCTCATTTCTCTTATAACAATCGTATTGGAAAGCAAAAAACTAAACCTAGGAGAGGCTGCGGAGATGTATGCCAGAACCGGAATTGCATTGAAGGATGGTCCTATTGTTACATTCAAGGGGAAATATCAATACAACTTAATCAGGCCAGTTACTTATATCAATAAGCACATTGATGCAAACTGGAAATCGTATCTGCCTACCCCTCCTTACCCGGAATATCCTTCCGGACTTGTAAGTGTTTTTGGTCCGGTGATGCAGGTATTGAAACGAGAATATGGTGACATTCCGGTCACCGACAATGCCTATGACTGGAGAGGCGATGCCCCCAGAGAGTATTCCTCCATTACTAAAATGATAGAAGAGGCGGCAAAATCAAGAGTTTATGCGGGCATTCACTATCAGTTTACCCAGGACATTTCTATTAGTTTAGGAAATCAACTGGGAGATAACATTTCTAAGATCAATTTGAATACACCCTGATACCTCTTGGTTGTATAAAATAGATATCAGATGTATATTCTTAGGTATCCATAAAAATTTCATCAGGATGCATTAGTTTTTTTAATTAATTAAAAAGTACCTAACCTGCTTTATATGAAAGCTGTAAGAAGAAACATCAAAATTATATTAATGCTACTCATCTGTATGCTTCTAATACGATGTGATGCAATCAATAGAGCAATCACTACAGGAGACAATGCTATAGAAGCAGTAACCAGAAATGCAGAGTTACTCACCAATCAGTCGGATAAGTGGAGAGAAAGCTTAGAAAAAACGGTTGCAGATTTAAAACAATATGGTCATACTACACTAGCTAATGAAGTACAAAATGTGGTTGATCGATCCGTAATGGGGGTTGGTATTCAGTTTCGATGTAATGTTGATTTTTTGGCGCAACGAACAAAAATACTTTTAGACAATGTCATAAATGCATTACGGAATAAACAAGATTTTATTAGTACCTCTCCCTCTCTTTGCAATTCTTCTCCTCCCTCTCTTAACTTATATTTGGAGGCTTACCGAAGAACTGATATTATTTTTGATGGATATGACTTAGGAAATAAAACTAATGACGGGAAAGGACTTTCTTTGAAAATAGTAAACAATGATGAAAATGAGATTGACCAGAGTGACGCTTTATCAGTAGTTACTTTCTATCAGGCTGTAATTAATGCAGGTGGTAATGGATTAAGATTAGATGATAACAGTAAGTATCTTCGATTATATTGGGGTGATCAGCAACTTTCTCAAATTCCTATCATTAAGCCTAAAATAGAAAATAGAGACATTACTGTACATGTACCCACAATAAAGTATATTCCACCTCATACGCGTGGTGATAAAGAATATGATGGAAATATTGTAATTAACGCTAAAGCTTATCTTGAATTATTAAATAATAATACTCAATTAGCTCTTCGGTTATATATGCAAGCGGTTGAACCAGAGCCCGATAATACAACTGCAGAGGGAACATCTCCAGTGAGTGGAGAGTATATTTTATATACTTGTGAACCGGGATCAACTATCCAGAACATCATGGGTGCAGCTTCAGATGAAATTCAACATACACCCAAAGAAGGCAATCATTCTGAAATTCATTTGCAGCAAAACTTGAATATTACTTCAAACAATGGTTTTGTTAAAGAATGGATTTTTATTGGTGACACTAGCGGAGATGAAGCGGGATTTAGAACTTCTGTAAAGACCATTTGCAACGATGTAGTGATTAGGGTAAAAACTGTACAATAACTACTATCTAGCTCATAGTTCTTCACCTTTGCAAAAGGGAGAGTGCAAATTGCCTAATTGTCATTCCTAATAGAGGGCAATTAAGTAGTTATGATCAGCATATAGAAGATTTAAACCATGATAATTTTTATTTACAACATAAAAACAAACACATGCAAACAACATTCTTTGTTACTTCATGCCATTACTATTTTAGGACTGTATCTCACATAATTGTGTTCACCTTTAAATATTATAAACAGCGCTTTGCTTTTATAACAATGTTTCTACTCTTGGCTATGCTGTGTAATACAATTGAGTCGCAAGGTCAGATAGTATTTCACCCAATCACCCGAGGTCTAGTTTATGACTTGAAAGTTTCTCGCGTTGATCAGAGTCCTTTAGTGGAATTCTCTCCAGTTGTAGTGCGATTCAAGCTGACCATTTCTATAGGGGGCAACACTGGTCCTTTTCCTACACCCATGCCTGTAAGGATCTGTTCTAAAGTTTCCAACGATCAAACTACTTGCTATACGATTGATGCTCCAATTCTTAATCGTGAATACTCTGGTACAGTAACAGCAATGACGTCTTTTGCAGGACAGAGTTCACCAATCCGGCTTGTCGTATTGGGTAAGCCTGAAAAGGGTGAAGATTATGGTGGAATACGCTTGGCTGAGGGTGAAGTTATGGCTCCTGTCGCGGCTCGATATGATATTGCTATCACTGGGTTCGAAGTAGTCACGTCACGCTCTAACCAAACAGATACTCAATGGTTCCTCCTGCAGGGTATGGTAAACTCTGATCCACCTCACCCGTCAGCCGATCCCGAAGCAGGTGATTTAGCTGGTTTCCACTGGGTTCAGCCCCCGCGTCTTTACGGTGATGCGGGTGATGGTAAACATGTTGTTAATGATATTAGAGTGGGTTCTTATGATCTAGTGCCTGAACGTGAGAAAGACCTACGCTTCCTGTTTTATGTTGATAATATTGGAAATCGCAAAGCAGCAGAAATCGCTGCCGGTATCGGGAACGGTTTTTCAAAAGTTGGATTGGTAATTCTTAGTGCCTATAGTGCATCCCAAGGTAGTACCGGTGGTCAGTCTTTTGCTACACAACTTGATAATGTAATGGAGCAAATGCATAGTGCAGCCACGGCCAGCTGCGATGGGCAACTTGCTAAAGGTATTAGAATAATAACAAACACTACCTTGGTTAACCGTCCAGATCTTACTTTGGAAGCACTGACGCATACAAATGGTACCTATTCGGAAACTGAGCTTCCCTCGTAAAAGTGGAGCATGAAAAGAGAATAGATTTGATAGTTATAGTTTTAAGTCACCCGAAAGGGGAGTATATTTTAACTAATCCTTTTCATTTAACTCTGATTACCAATTCAGGTGTAGCCTGTCAGTTCTCAACTTATACTAAATCGTTGTT from Rhodocytophaga rosea carries:
- a CDS encoding IS5 family transposase (programmed frameshift), whose product is MRRYELREDQWLKIAPLLPGKATDPGRSGEDNRQFVQAVLWIARSGAPWRDLPERYGKWNTVFQRFNRWSKKGIWQQVFGALQEPDLDWILLDSTIIRAHQHAAGVKKKYRQTDEALGRSRGGYSSKIHVTVDALGNPRRVMLSAGQVHDLQMAACLLEGECTGAVVADKAYDSDVLIAFIEQAGAQVVIPPKANRLEKRAYDENLYADRNKVERFFNRLKHYRRLATRYEKTARNFLSFWQLACAVMLTL
- a CDS encoding vanadium-dependent haloperoxidase, whose product is MRSLPYFHSEDPESNFYKAAKHVYEVGKSLTDEQKAIANWWADAGGIGVGIPAPYHLISLITIVLESKKLNLGEAAEMYARTGIALKDGPIVTFKGKYQYNLIRPVTYINKHIDANWKSYLPTPPYPEYPSGLVSVFGPVMQVLKREYGDIPVTDNAYDWRGDAPREYSSITKMIEEAAKSRVYAGIHYQFTQDISISLGNQLGDNISKINLNTP